A single genomic interval of Lathyrus oleraceus cultivar Zhongwan6 chromosome 7, CAAS_Psat_ZW6_1.0, whole genome shotgun sequence harbors:
- the LOC127106411 gene encoding chloroplastic group IIA intron splicing facilitator CRS1, chloroplastic, whose protein sequence is MLFLNYSYSVVHISSSSFSPNHKNNNKPTCLSISNDNSHSHDDHVSIKFKAPTPPWMNAPLLLQPKHLLNFSSHPNPNIKKRDLSDKSLTGKEVRGKKALKKIAHKVEKLHKTETQMGSEKVENFGACLESLMENEEVVTKSRMPWERDEKIGFLKMKKEKIVTSADLALDKALLQRLRGEAAKIRIWVKVKKAGVTQDVVNQIKKTWRTNELAMVNFDFPLCQNMDRAREIVETKTGGLVVWSKKDALVVFRGCNYQLTSKGSPKISTDYIPSQRTNFYERSEVQSATKADPSLVDSNRTTNEILSRSADHNDSQSTDIHDVNYQPTSGSLYERECDRLLDGLGPRFLDWWMNKPLPVDADLLPEVVPGFEPPFRLCPPHTSVKLTDDELTYFRKISHPLPTHFVLGRNRGLQGLAAAILKLWHKSHIVKIAIKYGVQNTDNETMANELKRLTGGVLLLRNKFYILLYRGKDFLPKRVADLVERRELELKSCQLHEEVTRLKAIQAFSSIEEFQRPQDTSTSGSLTEYMEIRNKHENIKEVDVDLNVPLEAEIYRLEKELKEQQRKAFILNKKIEISSIELSKLNAAWKPSGDDIDLEIMTDEERECFRKMGLKMRSCLVLGRRGIFDGVFEGLHQHWKHREVAKVITMQRLLSRVIYTAQFMERESGGILVSVDKLKEGYAIIIYRGKNYSRPKEKIAKNLLTKRKALQRSLEMQRIGSLKFFAHQREKTISDLKLKLETLQQGKDIEVREFEN, encoded by the exons ATGCTCTTCCTTAACTACTCGTATTCCGTTGTTCATATTTCATCTTCCTCGTTTTCCCCaaaccacaaaaacaacaacaaaccCACTTGTCTTTCAATTTCTAACGACAACTCTCATTCTCATGACGATCATGTTTCCATCAAATTCAAAGCCCCAACACCTCCATGGATGAATGCTCCTCTTCTTCTCCAACCCAAACACCTTCTCAATTTCTCTTCCCACCCCAATCCCAACATCAAAAAACGCGACCTTTCAGATAAATCTTTAACTGGTAAAGAAGTTAGAGGCAAAAAAGCCTTGAAGAAAATTGCCCACAAAGTTGAGAAGCTTCACAAGACTGAAACTCAAATGGGTTCTGAAAAAGTTGAAAACTTTGGGGCTTGTTTGGAGAGTTTGATGGAGAATGAGGAGGTTGTGACTAAGAGTAGAATGCCATGGGAGAGGGATGAAAAGATTGGTTTTTTGAAGATGAAAAAGGAAAAAATTGTAACTAGTGCGGATTTGGCTCTTGATAAGGCGTTGCTTCAAAGGTTAAGAGGTGAAGCTGCAAAAATCAGAATTTGGGTCAAGGTTAAGAAAGCTGGTGTCACACAAGATGTTGTGAATCAAATTAAAAAGACTTGGAGAACAAATGAACTTGCTATGGTTAACTTTGATTTCCCTTTATGTCAAAATATGGATAGAGCAAGAGAAATTGTTGAG ACAAAGACTGGAGGCTTGGTTGTATGGAGTAAGAAGGATGCTCTGGTGGTTTTCAGAGGCTGCAACTATCAGTTGACTTCTAAAGGTTCTCCAAAGATCTCTACCGATTATATTCCTAGTCAAAGAACAAATTTTTATGAAAGGAGCGAGGTGCAATCAGCCACCAAAGCTGATCCTTCCCTCGTTGATTCCAACCGAACTACAAATGAGATACTGAGCAGGAGTGCTGATCATAACGATTCTCAATCAACTGACATCCATGATGTGAATTACCAACCGACCAGCGGATCATTGTATGAGAGGGAATGTGATAGATTATTGGACGGCTTAGGACCTCGATTCCTTGATTGGTGGATGAACAAGCCGCTTCCGGTTGATGCTGACTTACTTCCAGAAGTGGTTCCTGGATTTGAGCCCCCATTTAGGCTTTGTCCACCTCATACTAGTGTAAAACTAACTGATGATGAACTAACATACTTCAGAAAGATTTCGCACCCTTTACCAACTCATTTTGTTCTTG GAAGAAACAGAGGACTTCAAGGCTTAGCTGCTGCTATCTTAAAGTTGTGGCACAAGAGTCATATAGTGAAAATTGCTATCAAGTACGGAGTTCAGAATACTGACAATGAAACAATGGCCAATGAATTGAAG CGTCTGACCGGAGGAGTTCTATTATTGCGCAACAAGTTTTATATATTACTCTATAGGGGAAAAGATTTCCTTCCAAAAAGAGTTGCAGATTTGGTAGAAAGGAGAGAATTGGAGCTTAAAAGTTGTCAACTTCACGAAGAAGTTACTCGATTGAAAGCAATTCAAGCCTTTTCTTCTATCGAAGAATTTCAACGGCCACAAGACACTAGTACAAGTGGAAGTTTGACAGAATATATGGAAATTCGAAATAAGCATGAGAACATAAAAGAAGTCGATGTAGATTTAAACGTTCCACTGGAAGCAGAAATATATAGATTGGAGAAGGAATTGAAAGAGCAACAGCGTAAAGCTTTCATT CTTAACAAGAAAATAGAGATATCATCAATAGAATTATCGAAGTTAAATGCTGCATGGAAACCTTCCGGAGACGATATAGACTTGGAAATAATGACAGACGAGGAAAGAGAATGTTTCCGAAAGATGGGTTTGAAGATGAGAAGTTGCCTAGTTCTTG GAAGGCGAGGAATCTTCGACGGTGTATTTGAAGGACTGCATCAGCATTGGAAACACAGAGAAGTTGCGAAGGTCATAACGATGCAGAGACTACTCAGTCGGGTCATCTACACTGCGCAGTTTATGGAAAGAGAGAGTGGCGGAATTTTAGTTTCCGTTGATAAACTAAAAGAGGGATATGCTATTATTATTTACCGCGGTAAAAACTACAGTCGGCCTAAAGAAAAGATCGCGAAAAATCTTCTAACCAAAAGAAAAGCATTGCAAAGGTCTCTTGAAATGCAGAGAATTGGA TCACTGAAGTTTTTTGCTCATCAGAGAGAGAAAACAATCTCTGATTTGAAGCTGAAACTG GAAACTCTTCAGCAGGGAAAGGATATTGAGGTGAGAGAATTTGAAAACTAA
- the LOC127106412 gene encoding glutamyl-tRNA reductase-binding protein, chloroplastic: MLLQTRNFTAPCFTPKITTPTTKISTHPSNSISFRSTKCSVSTQLELKTDNNITKPFPAEVSRTIMDLARAGTLSTLTQQGWPIGIGVRFAVDSENGNPFFYFNHNSVPTANHNIHAPSSLHVKFLQSGLRTPQCTLQGTLTKPQDPVLIKRLVSLWKKRFGEEVDQDFMYIIDVDRVLHLDDFQEDGVWFTSLDYKNAQPDPLREFAENLVAEINTNNMEDITRFCNVYVDLDFQVSEAKMIWVDRLGLDMRLFSPNNGLFEVRIPFPREVTDEKGAKSTFNCMSQLAWEVERNFHPLDFEKVTQLKHIKS, translated from the exons atgCTTCTTCAAACTAGAAACTTCACTGCACCATGTTTCACACCCAAAATAACGACTCCTACTACTAAAATCTCTACTCACCCTTCAAATTCAATCTCATTTCGCTCAACAAAGTGTTCAGTTTCAACCCAATTGGAACTCAAAACCGATAACAACATTACCAAACCATTTCCAGCTGAAGTATCCAGAACCATTATGGATTTAGCTAGGGCTGGCACGCTTTCTACTTTGACTCAACAGGGTTGGCCAATTGGTATTGGGGTTCGATTCGCTGTTGATTCTGAAAACGGAAACCCTTTTTTCTATTTCAATCATAATTCTGTTCCCACTGCCAATCACAACATTCACGCCCCTTCTTCACTTCATGTTAAG TTTTTACAGTCAGGATTGCGTACACCTCAGTGTACACTTCAAGGAACACTTACCAAACCGCAGGATCCAGTTTTGATCAAA CGGCTTGTTTCTTTGTGGAAGAAGAGGTTCGGAGAAGAAGTTGATCAAGATTTTATGTATATTATTGATGTAGATAGGGTGCTGCATTTGGATGACTTCCAGGAG GATGGTGTGTGGTTCACCTCTTTAGACTATAAAAATGCTCAACCCGACCCCCTTCGAGAATTTGCTGAGAATTTAGTAGCTGAAATTAACACCAATAATATGGAAGACATTACTCGCTTTTGTAATGTCTATGTTGACTTGGATTTCCAG GTCTCAGAAGCAAAGATGATATGGGTAGATCGTTTGGGATTGGATATGCGTTTGTTTTCTCCTAACAACGGTTTATTTGAGGTCCGCATCCCTTTCCCTAGAGAAGTCACTGATGAAAAAGGGGCCAAGTCAACATTTAATTGTATGTCACAATTGGCTTGGGAGGTAGAAAGAAACTTCCATCCTCTGGATTTTGAGAAGGTTACGCAATTGAAACACATAAAGTCATGA